A window from Mycolicibacterium tokaiense encodes these proteins:
- a CDS encoding AIM24 family protein has translation MKTTIIGNTMPILELTMEPGEAIVAEGGDVSWFTPGFAIETSTRFGSGGRGGFMSGLKRMLGGGQLFLTQYTAQAPGRLIALSTNLPGVIRELRVDPADTFMVANGAYMASTPDVEVSVGLQQKLGAGIFGGAGVVFQKLSGNGVAWVQVAGELVEYDLPAGQSFMVHPGHLAMYRAEMQLSFASVRGVKNKMFGDSLFMAELHGPGQFWLQSMTVAKLAAAIEPYLPDKTNDGN, from the coding sequence GTGAAGACAACGATCATCGGCAACACCATGCCGATCCTGGAGCTGACGATGGAACCGGGAGAGGCCATCGTGGCCGAGGGCGGCGACGTCTCCTGGTTCACTCCGGGTTTCGCCATCGAGACCTCCACCCGGTTCGGCTCCGGCGGCCGCGGCGGCTTCATGAGCGGCCTGAAACGGATGCTCGGCGGCGGACAACTGTTCCTCACCCAGTACACCGCGCAGGCGCCGGGCCGGCTGATCGCCTTGTCCACGAACCTGCCCGGCGTGATCCGGGAACTGCGCGTCGACCCCGCGGACACGTTCATGGTGGCCAACGGCGCGTACATGGCCAGTACGCCCGATGTCGAGGTGTCGGTGGGGCTGCAGCAGAAGCTCGGTGCCGGCATCTTCGGCGGCGCGGGCGTGGTGTTCCAGAAGCTGAGCGGCAACGGCGTGGCCTGGGTGCAGGTGGCCGGTGAACTGGTGGAGTACGACTTGCCCGCGGGTCAGTCGTTCATGGTCCACCCCGGTCACCTGGCCATGTACCGCGCCGAGATGCAGTTGAGTTTCGCCAGCGTCCGCGGGGTGAAGAACAAGATGTTCGGCGACTCCCTGTTCATGGCCGAACTGCACGGCCCGGGACAGTTCTGGCTGCAGTCGATGACGGTCGCCAAGCTGGCCGCCGCCATCGAGCCCTACCTGCCGGACAAGACCAACGACGGCAACTAG
- a CDS encoding SRPBCC family protein: protein MAVNDSREVTIDATPEEILDVIADVENTPSWSPQFQSCEVLEAFDDGRPRRVKMKVKAAGVTDEQIIEYTWSDSGPSWTLISAGALKKQDASYTLTPDGDKTKVRFDITVDPSIPMPGFVIKRTMKGAIETATDGLKKQVDKLKKG from the coding sequence ATGGCTGTCAACGATTCGCGTGAAGTGACCATCGACGCAACACCCGAGGAGATCCTCGACGTCATCGCCGACGTCGAGAACACCCCCAGCTGGTCACCGCAGTTCCAGAGCTGCGAGGTGCTCGAGGCGTTCGACGACGGCCGCCCCAGGCGGGTCAAGATGAAGGTCAAGGCCGCGGGTGTCACCGATGAGCAGATCATCGAATACACCTGGTCCGACAGCGGGCCGAGCTGGACCCTGATCAGCGCGGGGGCCCTGAAGAAGCAGGATGCGTCGTACACCCTCACCCCCGACGGCGACAAGACCAAGGTGCGCTTCGACATCACGGTGGACCCGTCGATCCCCATGCCCGGCTTCGTCATCAAACGCACCATGAAGGGCGCCATCGAGACGGCCACCGACGGGCTCAAGAAGCAGGTGGACAAGCTCAAGAAGGGCTAG